CACCTCGTCGTCGCCGCCACCAAGTACCCCCGCACGTGAGTGTCCCCCCCGCGACGGCAGCCTCGGGGCGAAACCTTGCCTTCCTGacaaaagaataataattaaaaataataataaaaaaaaagcttggtGCTTTAAAGAAACCCTCTGTTTTGAAAACACTGAGCTAGATGTACGGGTAAAAATCCCGTTTGCCTTTCTTTCTACTGCAAAGAGAATACTGTCTCCTTTTGCAGCACTCTTAAGttgtactgcagaaaaaaaatcagaagcgaAGATAATAAGTAAGTTAGTTGGAGTCACAAAGAAATCATCCCAAGACCAAGAATATGGAGGaaataaatgtttgcatttttccttGCCTGGCAGTGATGCTTTCCCATGGTTCTTGCAGGCTAGATGGCAAGTTTGTGGAACTGCTGCAGACGGTGCTGTGTTTGCCCAAGTGTCCTGAGCAGGTTCAGGTGTTATGCGCTGCCATCCTGAGAGAGATGTCGCCTTGCAATGAGCTGATCCTCTCCTGTGATGAGGTTCAAGATACAAAGCTCCTGAGTCTAATATCCTCCATCCTTTTGGCTCAGGTAAATAACCCGTCATATCAGAAATCTTCCCTCATAATGCAGATTTGCTTCCTGATTTTTCCTGTCTGCTGAGCTTAAGGAGGGTGAAAGTCAATTGAAGGTCTCCAGGAGTATTTCCACGTTCGTGTAAGGAACCTAATAATTCTGCTTTGTGTAAACTCAGATGGCAACTTTTTTGTGTTCGGTGTTTGATAACAGATTGCTTAAAATTGTACTGTGTAGGTCATGAGGGCATAGGAGCAGTAGGCTTGTAACTGGAAGTGCAAACGAGCATTTTGATGGTAGCTACTGTTAAAGACTTCGAGTCAAGGCTGCTTGTACCTGTAAGGAAAAGATTTGAAAATGAATTTActactgctacttttttttttatggtactGGCTTTCACAGTCAAATATAGAATATTACACTTAAAACTTATGACATGTATGGGGCTATAAATGTGGATGTTGTTTCAAAGATCTGGATTAGTCACAGAGAAGAAACCATCAGGATGTTCCTGTTTTTAGTGCTGCATGCCTGGGCTGCCCTCTAAGAAATAtgctagaaacatttttttccccccttcttctttTATATGCTATTATCATGCCtattaaagataaaaatattttttgtgaacTGCTCTGAAACTTCTCATTCTGAGTTTCAGTGTGATCAGAAATGCCTCCTACATTTCTCATCACCCCTCTGAGTCTTTTTTAGCTAGAGTGAATGAAAACATAGAAAATGGACCAGATGCACTGTGTTACTTGGGTGTTACCTTACAAAGCAACTCTCTCAGACAGTTTTGTAATTCTAAAATGTAAAAAGATGGCATGCATATTAGTTTTTGTTAGATTAAAAGTAGAACCATGAAGAGGTTTTCATAAATTTTTGATGTTAATAAAGTTAGTATATTTTAACTATTTCAGTATCACTTCTCTAACACATGGCTAGAAGTGATGCGACAAGCAGCAGCCCTAGTCAGGAAAGCAGGCGAGCTTTAGCAGAGCCTTTAAAAAGGTCTTCTGCTCATTCTCATTTGCTACTGCTTTGGCTAGAAATCCTCCTCTTTGCCTGCCTGCTGCCCCCCATCCCCTTGGCTTTGCAAGGCTGTTCTTTGTATAAAATTTTGGGCTTTCCAGAAATCACAGCCTCTGGTGTTGCATTAGGAACTGGAAACTTGCTGTTGATTGgagttcagtcaggttttgctctGAGTAGCAAGAGATGTGTTAGCAACACATAAGAGGTAGCCCTATCATTTGCAGTGGGCTGTAGTGATGTATCTGCAGGAGAGGGGTtgtcctttttattttccttcactgTAGAGGTCCCCAGACTTTAAACTCCCTGGTTTGCGTGTTGTTTTGGTCAGTCTGTCCACATCTGTTGAAGGGAGAAGCACAGAAAGTAGCCCCAGTCGTGGATGAGTTTGCAACATGAAATTTCCTCACTGGAAGCTCACCTGAAACTTCTTAATTGTTTCTAGTGATCAGATACAAATCTGACTATTAGATGGGGAGTGTTAGAGATTGGTTTTTGTTCACTACCTTCAGCAACCAGCTGTCAAAAACCCTGAGCGCACAGAGAAGGTTCATTTTTTGTTGGCATGGTGgcattcatggggaaaaaaagcctcttGAAAGGCTGGTCCACCTGTAGTCTGTAACAGTCAACTTGGACAGAATGGTTTGACAGCATCTCAAAAGTGCAGCTATAACAGCTTCCAAAAGGGGAAGctgctttgttttcctccttctgaGGATACAGAGTAACCAGGGAGTCCTAGAACATACTACAATGATCTGCTTTATGATCGTAAATTTCTATTTTAACAATTGAGCTAGCAAATTGACCACATGGGGAGTAGTTAGTGCTAGTACTCACTGCTCTAGAATTGATGGATCAAAGTAGCATTTAATTTGAAGATATCTATTGCAGCTGTTAATTTCCACTTTAGGTGATAGTTGTCCACAAAGCTGTTGCTTCATCGAAGTAttcctccctgctgggagctATGAATTCACAttacagaagagctctgtaaaatAGCCTGTATTGTGAGTTCTCTTTACACTTGATACTGGCGTTGCTACCTGGGGGAAGAGTTTGTAGGGTATTGGTCTCTAGCCCTGGTAGAAAATTGCCTGCTTAGCTTTacctctgctttgttttttaggGCGATAAGAAGGCTGAAGTGTCTGCTGTGGGGCAGCGTATTGTAAAACTTCTCGAAGGGAGACTGCCAGAGGGTCAGAGTTCTCGGCACCTTCTTCCTGTCCTGTCAAATGTCATCAGTCTTTCGCCAGTATCTCTCACTGAAGGAAAGTAGACTTCTTGGGTGAAGTATATTCCACCATTCTAAAATTGTACCGGGCCCTTGGGTGCTGTAGCCCCTCTTGGGAGACAGACAGAGTCCCTATTCTGTACAGATTTATATCAAAGTGACACATACCCTAGCTGAGGTCTCCAGATACAGTGGGAGTATGAATCTGTAGCTATCCTGAAGAGCTTCAGGCCAGGTGGTGAGAAATAAAAAGTGTTGTGTCTGTGTAGCTGTTCAAGAGACCAGCAAAAATAACTAGGGAATGGAGAGTTCAGAAGAGAGGCAGGACAGTAAGGTAGTAGTGAGTGATATGTCCTGGTGAATAAACTTCAGGAGAGACCGCGGGCATAAAAGGGTGAGGAGATGTGTTGTGACTGAGTTTGTTTCTAGGAGtttcctgtggggtttgcatACGTTGTGCAGGAAGTAGGAGAAACTTTGGGGAAGACACTGGGCTGGGGCATATGGGTTGACTGAATAGGCAGGATTACCTGCCTCGGCTTCTGTGTGTTCTCTGTGAGGGATTTATGCTTTTGTCTGCAGAGCTGAAGCCAGCTACTGCGTGAATATATTTGACAGTATTCTAGCACCTTCCCCCTTGTAGCAGCTGCGGTTAGAGGCATGACAAAGGAACAAGTATCTCCAGACTGATCTAGTACCAGAAGTCCCTGGTTTTAGTGTTCGCTTCCTGAATTTTTCTGACAGCAATGAAACTAACTCACTGGCTAAGAGTGAGAGAAGGGCACAGAGCTCTGAGATGGGTGGGTGATCCTAGACTCTGAAATAGTGTGAGGAGGAAAGGGCGTCCACATGGTGGGTACCCATTTCTTGGCTGAGTGCCAGATCAGAGAGATCTAGACCAGAGGAAAAGCACAGCAGTCGAAAAGCAGCAAGGGTGTGCTGCGGAGGCCGCTTCTATGCCTGCTCTAGCAATGACCTTGTGACTTTCCCTGTATAGAGCAGACCAATGTGGTCAGTAAAAAGATGGTCGACTGGCTGAGGTATGCGAGCATTCAGCAGGGAGTCCCTCAGCCCTCTGGAGGCTTCTTCTCCAACCCCAGAgcgagacaggtgagtgctgacTTGCTGTGGTCATCCCACATGGGCATTTGCTAGTCAATTCCCTGCTATTTTGTGTTCCCAATTCAACAACAACTGGGAAATGGTGGCTTAGAAGTGCTGCTGCTCTTTGTTGCCTTGTCTGGGGGAAGTGGTCAAGACACATAGGAAATCAAAGTAGGGGGAAATTATAGCTCCGAAATTTAGGAAGTGCTGTGGGGCCAGAACTTTGGTCTATGGAGCAGGTGTGAAGGAGTGTCTTCTGGTGATCATGTACCTTGGACTAAGGATATTGCAAATGGGGTTTTTGTCAGACAGAGGGGAAATGTTTGGGGTGCTTCTGCTGGAGAAAATGAATCTAAAATTGAGCAGTTTCTCTCTCTGGAGAACTGCCCCTCTGCAGGCCCCAGGGTACATATAAACAAGGGCTGCTTGTCTCCACGTGGTAGGTGGAGTCTTGCTTAGCCTCTCCCTGGGAATCTGACCTAGTGCATCTTTTCTCGCAGCCTGGCCCTGTCACAGAAGTGGACGGTGCCATTGCCACAGACTTCTTCACAGTGCTCTCACTGGGTCAGCACTACACAGAGGACCAATGGCTCAACATGCAAGCCTTCTCCATGCTGAGAAAGTGGCTGCTGTGCTACGGGGGCGAGGGGATGAGTACCCCTAATTCAGGTGCGAACTGAAAGTCTGTGGACCGGTGTGGATTGCACCGCGAGAGAAGTGTGTGTTCTGAGCTGATTTGGGTGCTTCACCAGAAACCCTGCAAGTGGCAGGGTCTGGGCAAGTGATAACTGTGGGTTGCAATTCAGGGCTCTTGGACTAAGAGCAGGAAAAATTTGGGAAGGAATATCACAGAACCTCCTGACTGATCCTTCCACAAGGAGTTACTCATGCAATGGTTCCCAGGATTTCAGGCAAAACCCCCGTGGGTCCCTGGGAAAACAGTCCTGGGTGGTGGGAGGCAGCATCTCCCTAGTGTTACCATAACGCTCCCTTCTTCCACAGGCTCCTTTACCTCACAGTGCACCTGATAACAGACAGCTCCCTCTCTGTTACTGGGCATCTGTGGGGCTTATACTGCCCATAGTGTGGCTGATACCTGGTGACCTTTACTTTGTAGATGACAGATCAGAAATGGATGGCTCTGTCATGTCCATGGTCTCAACTACATCCACATCTAGTCACCTGCTTCCCCCAAAGGAACGTCTGCGGGAGAAAGCCTTTGAATACTGCCAGAGGCTTATTGAGCAGAGCAACCGGCGTGAGTCTTGCCATGAACCATCCTTGGAGCCTCCTTGGGCGTATTcttgaaaatgcttctttttgcTGCCTCTGTGGACTGGGATCTCACTCCCTAGAGTTTAAAGTTAGGGTCTAGGCATGGGACCAGCTTCGGCTGCTGGTGCAAGTCATTGACCAGCCTTGAGCTGGGGTGTTGGGAGAGATTTGGAGGCAATGCCCATGTTCTGCCTCCTGCCCTTGATTTGCAGGGAGTGTCTTCCATATCCTCTGTCTCTTGGCTCTCATTAGTCCAGAGCCTGGAACTGGGATCATTATTTCCTGAAATCTGTCCTGAAATCTGGGCTTGTACATTAGCCTTTCAGTTTGGGCACCTGTTCAGACCCGAAGTTTAACTTTGACTTCTTTCTCTCCAGGGGCCCTGAAGAAAGCTGATGGGGAACTGCAGAAAGCTGTAAGTACACAGCGGAAGGGCCGGAGCTTTGGAAGATGGGTCTTCCCCTACTCTGACCTGTCTCGCTGCTCCCCTGCAGTGTCTCATCGAGGCGGTGACGATCCTGGACATCATCTGCAAACAGGACTCCTCCTATGTGTACCGCACGCTCTCCTCCCTGAAGATCCTGCATGACAGAATCAGTGGGGACGTCGCTTATGCCAGGGCACTGCTGCCCATTGCCCAGTTCTTCCTGAACCACAGTAAGTCAGCAGCGCTCACTCCCTTCTCCATGGTCAGTCTTGCATGCTCTCAGCACAACCTTTTGTCCTGGGGACTTGCTGGCTGCCAGACCTGGTAATTCAGCCTTGGTTTTACTCCAGGGTGGGTGATCCCACTCCTGGAGATGTTGGAGCTGTGCTGCCTTGTGCTCTCTGGAATAACAAACACGAGACTTGGGCTTTACGCAGCCATTGGAGCCTGTGCTGGCAGGGCTGCTGGGAGGGCTGTGCTCAGGAGTGTGCTCTGTCCTCCCAGGTGAGATGGCAGCTGTGGACTCTGATGCAATCTACAAACACTTGTTCACTGAGATCCCAGCTCAGCTCTTCCACAACCCGTCACTGGCCTTCGAGTTCATCCAGTTCTGCAAAGACAATAGCCAGCTCTTCACTGACACCTCCAGCATATTCAGACAGAGCTTCCCAAATCTCTTCAAGGTACTCCTTGTTGGAGCAGCACAGAGGAGAGCCTTGtgtgtgtgccttttggtgcAGTTCAGAGTCCTTCCTGTTCCTCTGTGGCAGtgctagagaggagaaggaggactgTGATAAAAGCAAGAGTGAGTCTGAGGAGGAAAGGTGATTCTGGGTGTGATTAGTAGAGGGGAGTCTGGGTTAGTGTCAGTGGGGTGGGAAGTACAGCGTTTTAGCAGCTAGAAAAGGAGCAGGCTGTAGTAGAGGGGAAGGTCTGGCTTTTGGCACAGACAAGATCCCGGATTGTTCCTGACAAACATATTTCCTTCCTGTGGAGTGCACTGAGCTTGGGCACCAGCATTTAGAGGCCATGAGAGCTTAATTTACCTGTAAGTCCTCCAGACAAGTCTTGAGATCAACCCTCATATAAATGGTTACAAAGGAGCTTGTGGTGGCCTCCTGTTGGGGGATGGCCAAGGAAGGCCCCCTCACGCTAAGTCAGTCAGCACAGTTAGGAGCCAGCACTTAGTTTTTGGAAAACTTCCATAAGTTGCAGCTTGCCAACCACTGAACCAGCTGCCAGGTACCTCTGATGAGCTACCAGCAGCCTCCCAGCTCTTGACTGAACCCTCAGCCGTCTCTGTTCTTGCTTTTTGCAAATGActttcccttccccatcccctttGGTCACAATGGGAGAATCATCTGGGCCACAGGGCAGAGTGGCAGGTTAGTGCAGCAGTTGGTGCTTGTTCCCTGCAGCTCCTGGCATGGAACAGCCCATCCCTTATCTCTGAGTTCGTGGACCTTCTCCCATTTCTGCTGGATGCAGGCACAGCCATTGAGATCTTCCATTTGCTACTCGACCTGCCCTGTTTAACAGCAGCTCTGGACATCCAGCTGAGGTAAGGCTGCCTTCCCCTCCTCTTGCTTGCTAATCAGGGTCTTGACATTGGCTGTAGCCTAGTACCCACTGCTCTGAGCCTCAACTGCCCTCTGGCTGCTGCTATTGTGGAGCGAGAGGCATCTGCTACAGCCAGGTTAAAACAAAGCTGCGCATATGTCAGCCCAGTTTTCATAGTCATGTGCTATGCACAGGGAGAGAAGGTAACCAGCTCTCACACTTCAGTGCTGAGTTGTCTTTGGGGCTCAGGATGTTGTCATCCCCCTCCCTTTATCCAGCTCCAAACTATCACAATGTGCTGTTCCCCTTGGGTGTCTGCCATCAGCCACTGCCATGACATTAAGGCGTGGGTTTTGCTGGTCTGCCCTCCCTGCTTTTATCCCTCTTTGCTGGCTTTGTGCTCCTGGAGGCAAACATAAGTTCCCTCTTAAGGTCATGAGGGACAGGCAGAGTCCCCAGGGAGATGGCATAGGACTGGGAATGACTCAGTTGTACCCCTGCCCTTCCTTGTCTTCTCTGACATTAGCACCACTTTCTGGAGTGCTTAGAAAGGGGATTTCACCCTGGAGGCAGGAAGTCGGTGGGCTCTGGAGGATACAGAGCAGCATTTtctgctttcccaggagggatacagaAGCAATTCTGGAACTACTGCCTGAGCCTGGAGGCTGAGGTTGGTCTGGGGGCTTATACTCTGCATTCCTGCTATCCTGGTCTTCTGGCTTCCAGGAGGCCTGGACTGGGCTGACTTGCTGTCCCTGTTTCAATGGCAGGGTAGTCATCATTATCCAGGATCCGAGCTAAGGTCTAGCCCATTTTCCCACTGCAGCACATCTTGTGTGCCTTCTGCTAGGTCGacctctctccctgcctccgAGAAGGCTTCCTGTGACCCAGCTGTGAAGCCAGCTACCTGTCTGGAGGCCTTTCGCCATCCTCTCTACAAGAGCATGTTCCAGTACCTTCTCCGCGTCGAGGCTTCCCCCGAAGACTCCCCGGAGAGGTAGGAGGCAGCCGtaggaggctgctgcaagggttTGGTTGAGCCATCCAGATCTGGGAGGCAGCACTGGGATTTGTGAGAAGGGTGTAGCTGCTCTTAGCTGGGATCAGCTGGGGTGCGGTGGGCTTgactttcctgtgttttctttgcCAAGTGCTTGAAAGTCTTGCGGGGAAATATGGAAGGGGAACCTGGAAAGTAGCTGGGATCAAGCCTGCTTCAACAGTAGCTTATCTGTTGCCCACAGGCTGATTCCACTTCGGCAGCTGCTGGGATCCCTGGCCAGCAGCCCGAGGGTCGTGCAGTGTGCAGACACCGTCCCTGTCTTACTGGAGCTCTTCTTCAGCGTGGTGACAGAGGTAGGCACTCTTGAGGCAGTTTGGCTCCTGGAcatgctgggcagggggggagtcTCTTGTTACCTGGATAGCAGTCATGGATGGAAAAGTGTTAAGACCCTGCAACCTTGACAGAGGGGTGAGTGAGGGGAGGGTGGGATGATCTAGTGCTGGCATGAACataggctgagccagctccttcATCCAGAGAAGCTGAAAAGCTCTGTGGTGTAGCATCAGTGTTCATGCTTTCTCTCAGCCAGCTGTAAAGCAGGCAGGAAGGAGCAAAACGAGTGCCTCATGCCTGCTTTGTACACTGTTCCCTTCCTGCTAGATCAAGCTGTTTCTGTGCCAGCCTCGTCCTCTCTGGCTGGATAGTTTGGTTTTTGGCTGCTGGATGACACTGAAGCAAGGGCTGTGTCTCAGTTTGCAGATAAGCTGCTGATAAAccagctggtgctgttggtgctgCAGAGGAGTGACCAGCTCTATGAGACCCCAGCATTTAAAGATGATGTGTACAGGTGAGACCGGACCGGAGGCACAGCCGAGCTTCCAGCCCCTCCACTGGCTACAGCCTGACTTCCCAGGACAGCCCAGGAGCCTTTTCAGTTGTGACCAAGTTCCTGCTATCGCCTGTCTTTGGAGGATGCAAAGTGGGAACTGCACCTTCACCCCTGCCGTAGACTCACTGAGTGTACagcctgagctgtgatggggTGGCTCACAGCCTCCTTCCCAGGGAAGAGAAAGGTCCAACTGGCCTTGGGGATGGGACTCACTAATGAAAGGTTCTGAGCTCCTCTCTCTTGTGGAGATATCAAGGGGGATGACACTGCAAGGGAAACAGCTTGAAAAGCTGTAAGTTGTGTTGCTCTGGAGACCATTTTTGGGATGTGCCTTAGGGTAGCTGTCAATCCTATGTGCCTATGGCCAGATGCTGCTAGCAGCTCCTTGGTTTGGCCATGGTCTAAGTGTTCACCACCTCTCTCCTTTAGGGTGCTGAGTTCGCAACTGCTGACCCTCTGCAAGTTGCACCCTGCGCTCATCGTGGAACTGTCCAAGGAGCTTCTGGAGTTCTTGGGATCCGTCGGCAACATCCGGAACAAGGAAGCCCTCTACACCCACATGGTAAGTGAGGCCTGCCTACTTCTGCCCCAGGACGCTCCAGCTGTGATGCGCTCTGCTGGTCACCTTCCCTTTCCTGTGTGTTAGCTAATCCGATTTGCGATTCCCTAAAAAAGATTCAGTCCCCTTTGCTTTGGCTTGCCCTGAGCACATCTGCCTTGGTTTTAGGTCTGGGCTATTGGAGAGTACATGTCTGTGTCCTACGACAAGCGCTGCACCGTGGAGCAGATCAACCGGTTCTTTGAGGCTCTGGAAGCCATGTTGTTCGAAATCACCCAGCTCCGACCACTGGCCAGTATCCCCAACTACGCGCCCCGCGTCATCACTGTCCTCATGACCACATTGACCAAGTTGGCATCTCGCAGCCAGGACTTGATCCCCAGGTGAGGAGGGATGGCAGGAAGGGCACAGGGCTGGGACATACAAATCTGATGTGTTCAAACACAAATGTTTGCCACTGTTAAATGATCAGACTTAGCAACTGGTGGAACCTGAAACTGAAACAGGACTGAGGAAGCAAGCTGTGGAGGAGCACAGTTTGGGGAAGTGGGGTTTGTATGGTGACTAATACTCTGTGTGCGAGGAGGAGGGGGTAGTTAGCATCTGGTGTTCACCTGCAACAAAGTCTTTTGGAGAACACAGGCTTGAGTAGTGACCTTGCTGGGTGTAAAGGTCCTGCCTGCTGAAGACTCTGTCCTTCTCTCCTGCAGAGTATCCTTGTTCCTATCCAAGATGAGGATGTTCGTGCAGAGCCCTGCTGTCACCTCTGTGTACTGTGAGGAGGACCGTGAGGAGATCCTCATCCGGGCGACTGAGCTCATGAACCTGCTGAAAATGCCAAGTGTGGCTCAGTTTGTGTTCACGCCACCTGCGGACGTGGCCAGTACACAGTTTCAGAGAGATACGAATGAATCCCTCCCTTTTGCCCTGAGGATAGTCAGCCGGCTCTTAGAAGGGGGTGCTGGCTTCATGCCAGGGTGAGAGAACAGGGTTTCTGAGAGGCTCCGGCCTCTGTTATAACTAATCTGCTGCTGACATTCGAGGCTGAGGCCCTGCTCTGAACTGGAAATGAGGAacaaataattgtaaataaaatggGAAACAGGAATAAGAAGAGCTGAGGCATCTGTTCTGGCTTGAGCCTGTTGTACTTCTCTTTCCTAGCGCCTGTTGCTTGTCTACTGCCCACGCTTGTCTTAGCGCTCCTTGGCCACTACAGATTGAAAATCTCAGTGGGTTTATGTGAATGTGACAGGAGAGTAAGTGCCTGGATCAATACCCTGCCATCAAACCTTGTCCCTTGGGAGATGTTCTTTCTCTACTTTCCTCTTCTCCGATttgtttctccctctcccttttccctTGCTACACCAGGGCTATACATGtgcttcttctcttccctctctttgTAGCAGATGGGCCAAGCAAAGGCCTGTGTGAGGTGGAGATGGCAGAAGTGACTCCATTAAGTTTGCTGTGAGCCTTCACTAGCTTTTTGGCCTACCAACACAATGAACATGTCGAGACCCAAGATACATCCACCAGACACGAGGCTAGAGAGATTTATTGATCCAGTTTATTGTTGACACCGAGAGCATTTCTTAACGTACATCAGCCCCATGTCAAACAGGTGTCATGCTGTGTTCTGTCTGCACTAGAAGTTTATACACATTCAAGCTGTACAGTATTAACAAATTGGGGAAGTATGTCCCACTGCTCCTCCCAGGAGAAGCAAGCCCTCATGCACACTAGTAAATAGCAGGGTTTATTTACAGTTGGCTTAAATACCTGACCTGTATGAGCAACATACAGCTCTAGGGCtgtctcccatttccagggggTCAGACTCGGTGGGAAGCAGAGCGAGCCTGGACTGTGGCTGCTTTGGTACCGCTGGAACTAGGCCGTGTGCAGCTAGTGCAAACCAAGCCTCTCCCAAGCCCTGGCTCCTGGGCAGAGGGTAATAAGGAGAGCATGCAGTTGCCCAGGGACTCTAGGCAGCCTATTTCCAGCTCTCCAGAGCTCAGGAGGGCCACTGCTGACGCCATGGAGGATGACTGGGCCAACATACCCACTTGACTCAAAGTTGAGCAAGTCACCAGGAGCCCTGTGGCGCCCTGAGTCTTTGCTCGCCTGTCTGGTACAGCTGTGTCAATGGCAGGAGTGATGAGTTTTTCCCAGTCCCTGCTGTGGTGGTGTCCCAGGCCATTTGGTGTGAGCATGGCCCAGCAGG
This region of Apteryx mantelli isolate bAptMan1 chromosome 16, bAptMan1.hap1, whole genome shotgun sequence genomic DNA includes:
- the AP5Z1 gene encoding LOW QUALITY PROTEIN: AP-5 complex subunit zeta-1 (The sequence of the model RefSeq protein was modified relative to this genomic sequence to represent the inferred CDS: substituted 1 base at 1 genomic stop codon) gives rise to the protein MFTAAAESFLKQAREIPEEELGRFVSRVAGLLQGRDVGPEAVDCLQRLHLVVAATKYPRTLDGKFVELLQTVLCLPKCPEQVQVLCAAILREMSPCNELILSCDEVQDTKLLSLISSILLAQGDKKAEVSAVGQRIVKLLEGRLPEGQSSRHLLPVLSNVISLSPVSLTEGKXTSWQTNVVSKKMVDWLRYASIQQGVPQPSGGFFSNPRARQPGPVTEVDGAIATDFFTVLSLGQHYTEDQWLNMQAFSMLRKWLLCYGGEGMSTPNSDDRSEMDGSVMSMVSTTSTSSHLLPPKERLREKAFEYCQRLIEQSNRRALKKADGELQKACLIEAVTILDIICKQDSSYVYRTLSSLKILHDRISGDVAYARALLPIAQFFLNHSEMAAVDSDAIYKHLFTEIPAQLFHNPSLAFEFIQFCKDNSQLFTDTSSIFRQSFPNLFKLLAWNSPSLISEFVDLLPFLLDAGTAIEIFHLLLDLPCLTAALDIQLRSTSLPASEKASCDPAVKPATCLEAFRHPLYKSMFQYLLRVEASPEDSPERLIPLRQLLGSLASSPRVVQCADTVPVLLELFFSVVTEFADKLLINQLVLLVLQRSDQLYETPAFKDDVYRVLSSQLLTLCKLHPALIVELSKELLEFLGSVGNIRNKEALYTHMVWAIGEYMSVSYDKRCTVEQINRFFEALEAMLFEITQLRPLASIPNYAPRVITVLMTTLTKLASRSQDLIPRVSLFLSKMRMFVQSPAVTSVYCEEDREEILIRATELMNLLKMPSVAQFVFTPPADVASTQFQRDTNESLPFALRIVSRLLEGGAGFMPG